From Acidobacteriota bacterium, the proteins below share one genomic window:
- the folP gene encoding dihydropteroate synthase, translated as MKTAALSPRLRLPGGRVLGLGGPPRVMAVLNLTPDSFSDGGLWLDPERAVDHAHAMLEAGADLLDLGAESTRPGGGVYGEGAATVPPEEEKERLLPVLRALRRATEAPLSVDTRKGAVAEAALAEGADLINDISALGDPVLGRAVAAAGCPLVLMHSRGEISSMQREIAFDDLLQEIGDELASAKARARAAGVDEDQIVLDPGIGFGKTYRQNLEILHHLPRFHAIGSPLLVGASRKSFLGHLTGRPAAERQPESLAAAAWAAAGGAALLRVHDVDETVRFLTAWQAIAEPTEASC; from the coding sequence TTGAAGACCGCCGCCCTTTCCCCTCGCCTCCGCCTGCCGGGCGGACGTGTCCTCGGTCTGGGCGGCCCTCCCCGCGTCATGGCGGTGCTCAATCTGACGCCCGACTCGTTCAGCGACGGCGGTCTGTGGCTCGATCCCGAGCGCGCCGTCGACCACGCCCACGCCATGCTCGAAGCCGGTGCCGACCTGCTCGACTTGGGGGCCGAGTCGACCCGCCCCGGCGGCGGCGTCTACGGCGAGGGCGCCGCCACCGTGCCGCCGGAGGAGGAGAAGGAGCGCCTGCTGCCGGTGCTGCGCGCTCTGCGCCGGGCCACCGAGGCCCCGCTCTCCGTCGACACCCGCAAGGGCGCGGTGGCAGAGGCGGCCCTCGCCGAGGGCGCCGATCTGATCAACGACATCAGCGCCCTGGGCGATCCCGTCCTCGGCCGCGCCGTCGCCGCCGCCGGCTGCCCGCTGGTGCTGATGCACAGCCGCGGCGAGATCTCCTCCATGCAGCGCGAGATCGCCTTCGACGACCTGCTGCAGGAGATCGGCGACGAGCTCGCCAGCGCCAAGGCCCGCGCCCGCGCCGCCGGCGTCGACGAGGACCAGATCGTCCTCGATCCCGGCATCGGCTTCGGCAAGACCTACCGCCAGAACCTCGAGATCCTGCATCACCTGCCGCGCTTCCACGCCATCGGCAGCCCCCTGCTGGTGGGGGCGAGTCGCAAGAGCTTCCTGGGGCACCTCACCGGCCGGCCGGCCGCCGAGCGTCAGCCCGAGAGTCTGGCGGCGGCGGCCTGGGCAGCGGCCGGTGGCGCCGCCCTGCTGCGAGTGCACGATGTCGACGAGACGGTGCGCTTCCTGACCGCCTGGCAGGCCATCGCCGAGCCCACGGAGGCATCGTGCTGA